The following coding sequences lie in one Lysobacter capsici genomic window:
- a CDS encoding lysophospholipid acyltransferase family protein encodes MLQFERRLEERFPQWFRGRRAALARPLIRTIGRWSKFDHIDQFLAETSHLRDFDFVSASLDFVQARYLLDSAELQRIPRSGRLLIVANHPSGAVDALALLDAVGRVRRDVKIIANDLLLALDGLTGLLLPIRILGGRPSAESLHAIEAALNEEQCVIVFPAGEVARLGLRGVTDGRWQRGFLRFARRTNAPVLPVRIEARNSALFYGASALFKPAGTALLAREMFARRARRIALRIGRPLHLPADGNPNQLLREVRRELHAIGTPRERAAPVGPEPLIEPVDPVQVRAGVDALESLGQTLDGKQIRVGTLRAGSPLLREIGRLRELTFRAVGEGTGQRLDVDIYDSWYEHIVLWDEAEAKIAGAYRIARGSRVLAERGLAGLYTASLFRYADDAVPRLAQGMELGRSFVAPEYWNSRSIDYLWQGIGAYLMRHPSVRYLFGPVSISAALPPDAREQIVAYYARYYGQLESEAFSKQPFVYRQAPPQFDELDAATAFRVLKNNLDALGTSVPMLYKQYTDLCEPGGARFLAFGVDPAFSDSVDGLIEVDLQRLRPKKRERYLGASPSRAEAGATSHAQADAAPDT; translated from the coding sequence ATGCTGCAATTCGAACGCCGACTGGAAGAACGTTTTCCGCAATGGTTCCGTGGCCGCCGCGCCGCGCTGGCCCGGCCGTTGATCCGGACCATCGGGCGTTGGTCGAAATTCGACCACATCGACCAGTTCCTGGCCGAAACCAGCCACCTGCGCGATTTCGATTTCGTCAGCGCGTCGCTGGATTTCGTCCAGGCGCGCTATCTGCTCGATTCGGCCGAGCTGCAGCGCATTCCGCGCAGCGGCCGGCTGCTGATCGTGGCCAACCATCCCTCCGGCGCGGTCGACGCGCTGGCCCTGCTCGACGCGGTCGGGCGGGTGCGGCGCGACGTCAAGATCATCGCCAACGACCTGCTGCTGGCCCTGGACGGGCTGACCGGGCTGCTGCTGCCGATCCGCATCCTCGGCGGCCGGCCGAGCGCGGAGAGCCTGCACGCGATCGAGGCGGCGTTGAACGAGGAGCAGTGCGTGATCGTGTTCCCGGCCGGTGAAGTCGCCCGCCTGGGCCTGCGCGGAGTCACCGACGGGCGCTGGCAGCGCGGCTTCCTGCGCTTCGCCCGGCGCACCAACGCGCCGGTGCTGCCGGTGCGGATCGAGGCGCGCAATTCGGCGCTGTTCTACGGCGCCTCGGCGCTGTTCAAGCCGGCCGGCACGGCCTTGCTGGCGCGCGAGATGTTCGCCCGCCGCGCCCGCCGCATCGCCCTGCGCATCGGCCGCCCGCTGCATCTGCCCGCCGACGGCAACCCGAACCAGTTGCTGCGCGAGGTGCGGCGCGAACTGCACGCGATCGGCACCCCGCGCGAACGCGCCGCGCCGGTCGGGCCCGAGCCGCTGATCGAGCCGGTCGATCCGGTCCAGGTGCGCGCGGGCGTGGACGCGCTGGAATCGCTGGGCCAGACCCTCGACGGCAAGCAGATCCGGGTCGGCACCCTGCGTGCGGGTTCGCCGCTGCTGCGCGAAATCGGCCGCCTGCGCGAGCTGACCTTCCGCGCCGTCGGCGAGGGCACCGGCCAGCGCCTGGACGTGGACATCTACGACAGCTGGTACGAACACATCGTGCTGTGGGACGAGGCCGAGGCGAAGATCGCCGGCGCCTACCGCATCGCGCGCGGCAGCCGGGTGCTGGCCGAACGCGGCCTGGCCGGTTTGTACACCGCGTCCTTGTTCCGCTACGCCGACGATGCGGTGCCGCGCCTGGCCCAGGGCATGGAACTGGGCCGCAGCTTCGTCGCGCCCGAATACTGGAACAGCCGCAGCATCGATTACCTGTGGCAGGGCATCGGCGCCTATCTGATGCGGCATCCGAGCGTGCGTTACCTGTTCGGGCCGGTGTCGATCAGCGCCGCGCTGCCGCCGGACGCGCGCGAGCAGATCGTGGCCTATTACGCGCGCTACTACGGCCAGCTGGAATCCGAAGCGTTCTCCAAGCAGCCGTTCGTGTATCGCCAGGCGCCGCCGCAGTTCGACGAACTCGATGCCGCCACTGCCTTCCGCGTGCTCAAGAACAACCTCGACGCGCTCGGCACCAGCGTGCCGATGCTCTACAAGCAGTACACCGACCTGTGCGAACCCGGCGGCGCGCGCTTCCTCGCGTTCGGCGTCGACCCGGCGTTCAGCGATTCGGTCGATGGCCTGATCGAAGTCGACCTGCAGCGCCTGCGCCCGAAGAAGCGCGAGCGCTACCTCGGCGCATCGCCGTCGCGCGCCGAAGCGGGCGCGACGAGCCACGCGCAAGCGGACGCCGCCCCCGACACCTGA
- a CDS encoding S9 family peptidase, with product MTSAATTRHPTRCTPPRTPSLLVLGLLLALGLTQPAAAAQAARNAAPAAAKPQADGYQLPPKPLQAIVDAPRPPQMFLSPRRDRVALVQTPSLPGIALVAQPELKLAGLRIHPRVRAQSRFSFGSQLSLLDTGTGKSIEIEGLPSPLSLATLQWSPDQRWIAFNRIDTASAANELWLIELETRHARKLVSGLNTVGAGYQWMPDSRRLLVQLQPEGQGEVPPSDATPTGPAAQETQASATVRQIRTYQDLLRNENDARLFEYYLRSQLATVDLTGQVAKAGLPALYVEVEPSPDGRHLLATTLERPFSYQVPASRFAHRIEVLTPDGKFEYEIARLPLVEGLPTGNDAVPTGVRDIAWRSDVPATLVWAEAQDGGDPARAVDIRDAVLMQAAPFDKPPQTLARLSYRFEGARWGRDDLALIEESWWKTRQVRQWRIAPDHGDRVPELIFEGSSEDRYNDPGEPLMQRDDNGRERLLTSSDGASLYYSGEGASAEGDRPFLDRFDLAGKQRTRLFHSQAPYYEKPFALLDADAKRLLTTRESPTQPSNLTLRDLSAADAAPQALTHFPHPTPQLKDIKKEQIRYKRADGVELTANLYLPAGYDAKRDGPLPMLMYAYPAEFKSASAASQVNDSPYRFNAVSYWGPLPYLAMGYAVLDNPSMPIVGEGDREPNDSYIEQLTASAQAAVDEVVRRGVADRNRIAISGHSYGAFMTANLLAHTRLFKAGIARSGAYNRTLTPFGFQAEERNYWQAQSTYEAMSPFNFADKIKDPLLLIHGEQDNNSGTFPIQSERMYAAIKGLGGHARLVMLPNESHAYRARESIMQMMAETNRWLELYVKNAKPDAPVSGKAPAKSAAK from the coding sequence ATGACATCCGCCGCGACGACCCGTCACCCGACCCGTTGCACGCCGCCACGCACGCCCAGCCTGCTCGTGCTGGGGCTGCTGCTGGCCCTGGGCCTGACCCAGCCGGCCGCGGCCGCGCAGGCGGCCAGGAACGCCGCGCCGGCCGCAGCCAAGCCGCAGGCCGACGGCTACCAACTGCCGCCCAAGCCCTTGCAGGCCATCGTCGATGCGCCGCGCCCGCCGCAGATGTTCCTCAGCCCCCGTCGCGACCGCGTGGCGCTGGTGCAGACGCCGTCGCTGCCGGGCATCGCGCTGGTCGCGCAGCCGGAGTTGAAACTCGCCGGCCTGCGCATCCATCCGCGGGTGCGCGCGCAGAGCCGCTTCAGTTTCGGCAGCCAGTTGAGCCTGCTCGACACCGGCACCGGCAAGAGCATCGAGATCGAAGGCCTGCCGTCGCCGCTGTCGCTGGCGACCTTGCAGTGGTCGCCCGACCAGCGCTGGATCGCGTTCAACCGCATCGACACGGCCAGCGCGGCCAACGAGCTGTGGCTGATCGAACTGGAGACGCGTCACGCGCGCAAGCTGGTGTCCGGCCTCAACACGGTCGGCGCCGGTTACCAGTGGATGCCCGACAGCCGCCGCCTGCTGGTGCAGCTGCAGCCCGAAGGTCAGGGCGAGGTGCCGCCGAGCGACGCCACTCCGACCGGCCCGGCCGCGCAGGAAACCCAGGCCAGCGCCACCGTGCGCCAGATCCGCACCTACCAGGACCTGCTGCGCAACGAGAACGACGCGCGCCTGTTCGAGTACTACCTGCGCTCGCAGCTGGCCACCGTCGATCTGACCGGCCAGGTCGCCAAGGCCGGATTGCCGGCGTTGTACGTCGAAGTCGAGCCGTCGCCGGACGGCCGTCATCTGCTGGCGACCACGCTGGAGCGTCCGTTCTCGTACCAGGTGCCGGCGTCGCGGTTCGCGCACCGCATCGAGGTGCTGACGCCGGACGGCAAGTTCGAGTATGAAATCGCGCGGCTGCCCTTGGTCGAAGGCCTGCCGACCGGCAACGACGCGGTGCCCACCGGCGTGCGCGATATCGCCTGGCGCAGCGACGTGCCGGCGACCCTGGTCTGGGCCGAAGCGCAGGACGGCGGCGACCCGGCCCGCGCGGTCGACATCCGCGACGCGGTGCTGATGCAGGCCGCGCCGTTCGACAAGCCGCCGCAGACCTTGGCGCGGCTGTCCTATCGCTTCGAGGGCGCGCGCTGGGGCCGCGACGATCTGGCCCTGATCGAGGAGTCGTGGTGGAAGACGCGCCAGGTCCGGCAATGGCGCATCGCGCCCGATCATGGCGACCGCGTGCCCGAGTTGATCTTCGAGGGCAGCAGCGAAGACCGCTACAACGATCCGGGCGAGCCGCTGATGCAGCGCGACGACAACGGCCGCGAACGCCTGCTGACCTCCAGCGACGGCGCCAGCTTGTACTACAGCGGCGAAGGCGCCTCGGCCGAAGGCGACCGGCCCTTCCTCGACCGTTTCGACCTGGCCGGCAAGCAGCGCACCCGCCTGTTCCATTCGCAGGCGCCGTACTACGAGAAACCGTTCGCGTTGCTCGACGCCGACGCCAAGCGCCTGCTCACCACGCGCGAATCGCCGACCCAGCCGAGCAACCTGACCTTGCGCGACCTGTCCGCGGCCGATGCCGCGCCGCAGGCGCTCACGCATTTCCCGCATCCCACGCCGCAGCTCAAGGACATCAAGAAAGAACAGATCCGCTACAAGCGCGCCGACGGCGTCGAGCTGACCGCGAACCTGTACCTGCCGGCTGGTTATGACGCCAAGCGCGACGGGCCGCTGCCGATGCTGATGTACGCGTATCCGGCCGAGTTCAAATCGGCCAGCGCGGCCAGCCAGGTCAACGATTCGCCGTACCGCTTCAACGCGGTGAGCTATTGGGGCCCGCTGCCGTACCTGGCGATGGGCTATGCGGTGCTCGACAACCCGTCGATGCCGATCGTCGGCGAAGGCGACCGCGAACCCAACGACAGCTACATCGAGCAGCTCACCGCCAGCGCCCAGGCCGCGGTCGACGAAGTGGTGCGGCGCGGCGTCGCCGACCGCAACCGCATCGCGATCAGCGGCCATTCCTACGGCGCATTCATGACCGCGAACCTGCTCGCCCATACCCGTTTGTTCAAGGCCGGCATCGCCCGCAGCGGCGCCTACAACCGCACCTTGACCCCGTTCGGTTTCCAGGCCGAAGAACGCAACTACTGGCAGGCGCAATCCACCTACGAGGCGATGTCGCCGTTCAACTTCGCCGACAAGATCAAGGACCCGCTGCTGCTGATCCACGGCGAGCAGGACAACAACTCCGGCACCTTCCCGATCCAGAGCGAACGCATGTACGCCGCGATCAAGGGCCTGGGCGGCCACGCCCGGCTGGTGATGCTGCCGAACGAAAGCCACGCCTACCGCGCGCGCGAATCGATCATGCAGATGATGGCCGAGACCAATCGGTGGTTGGAGTTGTATGTGAAGAATGCCAAGCCCGACGCGCCGGTTTCAGGCAAGGCCCCGGCCAAGTCCGCGGCAAAATAA
- a CDS encoding OmpA family protein, translating into MSHAVPSRLLTLAVLVAALCACGRDGGASASADPSGAASAPAATADTASANATTPTANAAPLTAGDREFPVIPTIVVPDILGVTPAQRALESSMQDLINPIEGVTIKPARCGDGGALINDAGLTHLDAQGNLSRNDGKGTFNLSADGSGSANYQGGLITVNADGSGSINTGGDEDDEDEGEKAVISVNADGSGSYTGRGDTIHLDGKGGGSWNGEMGLITYNGDGSGSWNGPQGLITINADGSGTWNGPDGLVRNDGKGRGTVGTPPREMAMAPIPKLAPAGRFPLLNKFVVPGAPCGVLITLNDKVLFDFDKSDIRPDAAQVLDTLAEALAKIEAKGMQIRGHTDAKGSDDYNLSLSDRRAQSVVAALRQRGAAKDADARGFGESQPVAPNEVDGRDNPSGRQLNRRVEIYVKT; encoded by the coding sequence ATGTCGCATGCAGTACCCAGCAGACTTTTAACTCTCGCCGTGCTCGTCGCCGCCTTGTGCGCATGCGGGCGCGACGGCGGCGCCTCCGCTTCGGCGGACCCGTCAGGTGCCGCGTCGGCACCGGCCGCGACGGCGGATACGGCGTCGGCGAACGCGACAACGCCAACCGCCAACGCCGCGCCACTGACCGCTGGCGATCGCGAGTTCCCGGTCATCCCCACCATCGTCGTGCCCGACATCCTCGGCGTGACGCCGGCGCAGCGCGCGCTGGAAAGCTCGATGCAGGACCTGATCAATCCGATCGAGGGCGTCACCATCAAGCCCGCCCGCTGCGGCGATGGCGGCGCGTTGATCAACGACGCGGGCCTCACCCACCTCGACGCCCAAGGCAATCTGTCCCGCAACGACGGCAAGGGCACCTTCAATCTGAGCGCCGACGGCAGCGGTTCGGCCAATTACCAAGGCGGGTTGATCACGGTCAACGCCGACGGTTCGGGTTCGATCAACACCGGCGGCGATGAGGACGATGAGGACGAGGGCGAGAAAGCCGTCATCAGCGTCAACGCCGACGGTTCGGGCAGTTACACCGGTCGCGGCGACACCATCCACCTGGACGGCAAGGGCGGCGGCAGTTGGAACGGCGAGATGGGCCTGATCACCTATAACGGCGACGGCTCGGGCAGCTGGAACGGGCCGCAGGGCCTGATCACCATCAACGCCGACGGCTCGGGCACCTGGAACGGCCCGGACGGGTTGGTGCGCAACGACGGCAAGGGCCGCGGCACGGTCGGCACGCCGCCGCGCGAGATGGCGATGGCGCCGATCCCGAAGCTCGCGCCGGCCGGCCGTTTCCCGCTGTTGAACAAGTTCGTCGTGCCCGGCGCGCCGTGCGGCGTGCTGATCACGCTCAACGACAAGGTGCTGTTCGATTTCGACAAGTCCGACATCCGCCCGGACGCGGCGCAGGTGCTCGACACGCTGGCCGAAGCACTGGCCAAGATCGAGGCCAAGGGCATGCAGATCCGCGGCCATACCGACGCCAAGGGCAGCGACGACTACAACCTGTCGCTGTCCGATCGCCGCGCGCAGTCGGTGGTGGCGGCGTTGCGGCAGCGCGGCGCGGCGAAGGACGCCGACGCGCGCGGGTTCGGCGAGTCGCAGCCGGTCGCGCCGAACGAGGTCGACGGCCGCGACAATCCGTCCGGCCGCCAGCTCAATCGGCGGGTGGAGATCTACGTCAAGACCTGA
- a CDS encoding UDP-2,3-diacylglucosamine diphosphatase: MSPASITPLPIRRRAVFVSDVHLGAKHCHAAELADFLGHLRCDRLYLVGDIVDLWWMSQRRASWGAAQYRVVEALHALARAGTELIYVPGNHDRSVRRFCGLALPRMQVRRRAIHLTADGRRLLVTHGDDYDTVTQFGGMQEKFGDWLYERILTGNQLTNRVRRRFGLRYWSLADFLKRRSGAAERYISRFVQAGLNDARQRGLDGIVCGHIHRAALFERDGCIYANDGDWVESLTALAEDPDGTLRLLAHTGETLAVLPARAPRLAAQEALPHAA; the protein is encoded by the coding sequence ATGAGCCCAGCATCGATCACGCCCTTGCCGATACGCCGCCGCGCGGTATTCGTGTCCGATGTGCATCTGGGGGCCAAGCACTGCCATGCGGCGGAACTGGCCGATTTCCTGGGCCATCTGCGCTGTGATCGCTTGTACCTGGTCGGCGACATCGTCGACCTGTGGTGGATGTCGCAGCGGCGCGCGAGCTGGGGCGCGGCGCAGTACCGGGTGGTCGAGGCGCTGCACGCGCTGGCCCGCGCCGGTACCGAGTTGATCTACGTGCCCGGCAATCACGATCGTTCGGTACGCCGCTTCTGCGGTCTGGCGCTGCCACGCATGCAGGTGCGCCGGCGCGCGATCCACCTGACCGCCGACGGCCGCCGCTTGTTGGTCACCCACGGCGACGACTACGACACGGTGACCCAGTTCGGCGGCATGCAGGAGAAATTCGGCGACTGGCTGTACGAACGCATCCTCACCGGCAACCAGCTCACCAACCGGGTGCGGCGCCGCTTCGGCCTGCGCTACTGGTCGCTGGCGGATTTCCTCAAGCGCCGCAGCGGCGCGGCCGAGCGCTACATCTCGCGTTTCGTCCAGGCCGGCTTGAACGACGCGCGCCAGCGCGGGCTGGACGGCATCGTCTGCGGCCATATCCACCGCGCGGCCTTGTTCGAACGCGACGGCTGCATCTATGCCAACGACGGCGACTGGGTGGAAAGCCTGACCGCGCTGGCTGAAGATCCCGACGGCACGCTGCGGCTGCTGGCGCATACCGGCGAGACCTTGGCCGTGTTGCCGGCGCGCGCGCCTCGGTTGGCGGCGCAG
- a CDS encoding DUF3955 domain-containing protein produces the protein MNHLLGNLRQEHRAEAPPTKDLRPLHQPAEARLQTNRSHSTAIQRNSLQEPTMTRISPLPTLSLAFLALGGACLLAFNLIGSTIDAQGMLHEPFGLIPIGWLLIVIGAVTGTIAVARRLWRGRSRDAN, from the coding sequence TTGAACCATCTGCTTGGCAATCTGAGACAAGAGCATCGGGCTGAAGCCCCTCCCACAAAAGACCTCAGGCCGCTGCATCAACCGGCTGAAGCCCGCCTTCAAACCAATCGATCACATTCGACCGCAATTCAGCGCAACTCACTGCAGGAACCGACCATGACCAGAATCAGCCCGCTGCCCACCTTGTCGCTCGCGTTCCTCGCCCTCGGTGGCGCCTGCCTGCTCGCATTCAACCTGATCGGCTCGACGATCGATGCGCAAGGCATGTTGCACGAACCGTTCGGTCTGATTCCGATCGGCTGGTTGTTGATCGTCATCGGCGCTGTGACCGGAACCATCGCGGTCGCTCGCCGTCTCTGGCGCGGACGTTCGCGCGACGCGAATTGA
- the metK gene encoding methionine adenosyltransferase, which yields MSSYLFTSESVSEGHPDKIADQISDAVLDAILAQDKRARVACETLVKTGAAIVAGEVTTSAWVDIEGLARKVINDIGYNNSNVGFDGHTCAIINMLGKQSPDIAAGVDRKKPEEQGAGDQGLMFGYACNEAPEYMPAPIYYSHRLVEQQAKIRKQKNSKLPWLRPDAKSQVTLRYDNEHKVLGLDAVVLSTQHDPGIKQKDLIEGVYEHILKPVLPKAWLEKLPKNKVHINPTGIFVIGGPVGDCGLTGRKIIVDSYGGMARHGGGAFSGKDPSKVDRSAAYAARYVAKNIVAAGLADRCEVQVSYAIGVAEPTSISVTTFGTGKISDDKIEKLIRKHFDLRPYGIVKMLDLIHPVYQLTAAYGHFGRKPKEVTYVDGAGKKQTATAFSWEKTDKADELRKDAGLKK from the coding sequence ATGTCGAGCTACCTGTTCACTTCCGAGTCCGTGTCCGAAGGCCATCCGGACAAGATCGCCGACCAGATTTCCGATGCGGTGCTCGATGCCATCCTCGCTCAGGACAAGCGCGCGCGCGTGGCCTGCGAAACCCTGGTCAAGACCGGCGCGGCCATCGTCGCCGGCGAAGTGACCACCAGCGCCTGGGTCGACATCGAAGGCCTGGCGCGCAAGGTCATCAACGACATCGGCTACAACAATTCGAATGTCGGTTTCGACGGCCACACCTGCGCGATCATCAACATGCTCGGCAAGCAGTCGCCCGACATCGCCGCCGGCGTCGACCGCAAGAAGCCCGAAGAACAAGGCGCGGGCGACCAGGGCCTGATGTTCGGCTACGCCTGCAACGAAGCCCCGGAATACATGCCGGCGCCGATCTACTACTCGCACCGTCTGGTCGAGCAGCAGGCCAAGATCCGCAAGCAGAAGAATTCCAAGCTGCCGTGGCTGCGTCCGGACGCCAAGTCGCAGGTCACCCTGCGCTACGACAACGAGCACAAGGTGCTCGGCCTGGACGCGGTAGTGCTGTCGACCCAGCACGACCCGGGCATCAAGCAGAAAGACCTGATCGAAGGCGTGTACGAGCACATCCTCAAGCCGGTGCTGCCGAAGGCGTGGCTGGAAAAGCTGCCGAAGAACAAGGTCCACATCAACCCGACCGGCATCTTCGTGATCGGCGGCCCGGTCGGCGACTGCGGCCTGACCGGCCGCAAGATCATCGTCGACAGCTACGGCGGCATGGCCCGTCACGGCGGCGGCGCGTTCTCCGGCAAGGACCCGTCCAAGGTCGACCGTTCGGCCGCCTACGCCGCGCGCTACGTGGCCAAGAACATCGTCGCCGCCGGCCTGGCCGACCGCTGCGAAGTGCAGGTCTCTTACGCGATCGGCGTGGCCGAGCCGACCTCGATCTCGGTCACCACCTTCGGCACCGGCAAGATCAGCGACGACAAGATCGAGAAGCTGATCCGCAAGCACTTCGACCTGCGCCCGTACGGCATCGTCAAGATGCTCGACCTGATCCACCCGGTGTACCAGCTGACCGCCGCCTACGGCCACTTCGGCCGCAAGCCGAAGGAAGTGACCTACGTCGACGGCGCCGGCAAGAAGCAGACCGCGACCGCGTTCTCGTGGGAAAAGACTGACAAGGCCGACGAACTGCGCAAGGACGCCGGGCTGAAGAAGTAA